Within the Glycine soja cultivar W05 chromosome 3, ASM419377v2, whole genome shotgun sequence genome, the region AGAAATTATTTCACAAAAATAGATCAAAAGAGTAAAAGAGATGTTGATCATGGATCAGCAAAAAGCAAGAAATACAAGGGGACTCAGGATGGTTCTGGATTGACCTTTACTGATTCTAGGGATGAAAATGTTGATTCAGAGCATAGAAGAACTGAGAGGAGCATGAGTAAGGCATGGGGATCATGGGCTCAAGCTCTTCACCAAATAGTTATGCATCCAGAAAAGCATAAGGATGACTTGCTTGAAATTTCCGATGATGCTGTTGTATTGAATGATATGTATCCCAAGGTTGAATTagccccttttcttttttaacttttgtgTCGTGCATGACTCTGCAAATGTAACAAACTGGATTTACTTGTGTTTTTCAGGCACAGAAGCATGTTCTGGTGTTGGCACGAACTGTGGGTCTTGATTGCCTGGCAGATGTCCAAAAGGAGCACCTTCAGTTATTGAACAAGATGCATGATGTGGGTTTAAAGTGGGCTGAGAAGTTCTTGAATGAGAATGCTGCTCTGGTGTTTCGTCTTGGATATCACATGGTATGCAGAATATATATTCAAGAACTATTTTTCCTCTACGGCTCTCCCTCaccttaaaaaggaaaaaaatgttccTTGGCGGTTGATTAATGAGTGACTTTGGTACTTTATGTCTTCTATCAAAACACATAATGAGCATGCATCCAGCCATAATCATCATAAGTATGTTTCAATTATTGAAGCTATTAGAGAGTTTTTGCAGAGACAGTGTGTTAGGTGATGGCTAAATTGGATTTGTATTAAAAATTGAGTTTAAAGATGGCTTCTTTTGTGGTTAAGCATATTAATCAATAACTCAAGGCTATCACTAATAAATATTAGCAGTAATATTCAACAAGGAAAATTATTGAATGAAATACTCCATAtttaaaattgtgaaaaaaataagttattaaaaaatttacatgatCATGTTAGTATAGGATTGAGGTTTGAGAAGGTTCATCTTCAAGTAACTGCAAGTGCTATGCATCATTTGTaaacttaaaatgttttttcattAGCTGATAAAATCTTTTTCGTTTGTACCTTCTGCAGGAACCATCAATGCGACAACTACATTTACATGTTATTAGCCAGGACTTCCAATCAACACATTTAAAGAACAAGAAGCACTGGAACTCATTTAACACGGCTTTCTTTCATGACTCAGTAGATGTAATGGATGAGATCTCTAGTGATGGGAAGGCAACATTGAAAGATGATGACAAACTACTGTCTATGGAGTTGAGGTGCCCAGATGTAGAAGTGCACCTCCAAACATACTGCGCTTAAAATCACATATCAGCAGCTGCCAATCCCCCTTCCCTGCTCACCTGCTTCAAAACGGACGTTTGGTGCGTGCACCAGGGGAACCTCGTAACAATTTCCAGTAGTATTAGTTTTTGGTCTACTCTACTGCTAAGAAATACTAGTTTTAAGTGTGTCTTTTGAGTACACGAGATAAAATCACCAATGTGTAGTTAAAGGTTGAAGCACTTTTGCCATCTATGAAGGAAAAATGAGGGTTTCTTTTCACCATGCATTTACGAGTAGTGACATTTGATGGTTTGACTTTCACTCCCGTGGGGGTAACAATTGCACGATGAAATCAGTCATTCCTTAATACTGCATTCTCTATAAGCTTCGCTACAAATTGGTTTGCTATATTGCAATCATGTCAATTTGCATTtgctttaatatttataaagatataGCAAATCAACTtgagagaatttaaaattgagaaaaaggGTCATGCTCGGATAGTATAGAAGTTTTAAACAGTCATTCAATTATAATATGTCAAGTATggaaaatttattaacttttataatattcaCATAAAAATGTTATACAAATAGTAGTTTATAATTGAATAAcggtataaaattattttatacggtcaatatttatcaattaaactctttaaaatttttatcgTTGAATTTTTCACTTGAATGATGTaacatttcatttttcataaaataaattaaaaagttttttaattaaaaataaatagagttttagaaaaaatatgagatttttataattaaataaataatagacttcctcttcttctcaatttcattttctcttctcctCCTCTTAAAAGCCTCTCTTTTGTTCGCATACACTCAAACCTtggactcgttaaccgttgtatcatcgtgaaatttgagaaCCAGGTTCAAAACTCATTTCTGACTGTTGGAATTTGCGAAAAATGTTGGAGGTGAGAGAAATGTCCTTTGCATCGTAATGTTCTCTTTTTCCGCAAAGACCCAAAACCTAtcccagtaaaactatgatcttagattcgttaaccgttggatcgttgtgaaatttgaacaccacCTTTGGAATCCATTTTCATACATATCCACCGTTGGGGTTTGCCAAATAATCTCCACAGAGAGATAAACGTCCCTCACACATTGACAGTAAAATAGAGGCTACAATttattctccttctctctaatgtTTGGAAGCCCTAATAGAACAAACAGagaaaaagcttgaggaatcttaggatACTGTTAGAGATTTCGTTATCATTGTCGGACTACACACGTGAAcctgcttagaggtaagagatgagtttatcgcaattggagTTAGAATGAGTatgtgtaggaatccttaggggatcaaattggggtttattttgggatgtttattgtattataattctttctgtatgattatgtgaaattgtttgagagaTTTTACTCTCTgtgttgtgagaaacatttttgtatgaattgttatattgagcttatgaaatggtgattcaaattgtgagtaagtgACAAATTGAACCTTGTGATAATggtgagatacatgtgtattgagatgttgtatatattgagttgtgagctatgaattgtgcaatcacacaattgtaagaccctctaagggcgacgagtttttGCGCGacaagtattgtgatgggatccactatgggaacccgacgagttgaatcactttgaggcgcgacgagttaaaatgattttgaaaacaattgagtagttgtgtgtattgcatagttcataagtaaagtgtatatgattcatgaggtgtgatagcATGCTACTTTGGGAtaataccattgtgattgagaccgactgtatgtgataaattgagtatgtattgacttgtAATACATATCTGCATTAAGATGTTGTATGCTTTGAGTTGTAAGTTATGAATCGTATAATCACACgattataagaccctttaagggcgacgagttaatgcgtgACGAGTATTATGATGAGAACCACTATAaggacccgacgagtttaatcacaagcgtgacgagataaaattattttgagaacaattgaggagtcatgtgttttgtacagttcataaatagagtctgtgtgctaaaatgttttcttcggagtctaggccttgggggtaaatatacccgatttgagtgctcctttaagcctgtgttgatcccacatggttgaagcattctcgcaaaacaacatgaccctgactggtctccctatgattttacctagtgagagtgacatgacttactagtgtgtgatttgtcttgtcatgtactcctaggagCCCGACGAGGTTTTCCACTGACATGGTACTACTGTGACGTCCTCTaccccatacatatatgtactaataaaaggaaaagaaatcataattaattaaaaaaatttaaaacacatttaaataaaatcatttctaCAAGGTAAAAGGCTTGCATTCACTTTcttttacatcatattcaaacttgtccaaataaataataaagtcatctcgactcaaacaaggccacctaacacttcatacaattaatatagaaacctgtatcccaatgtcacatcctatcagaccattgtgtcccgacgtccttcagcacaagatttcttaaagcaattcacctagtcatctgctcccccgaacacaaagttcaagatcatcacatgatccaaacacaaacaacacacagggagtgagttatcacatttctaactaatagagaaacaagacaactagatatacatatcatataaatgaaatataacttacttaaacataactcacgtaattccaccactttgtcatttaaacttcacttttcaatcatcaattacattacacatgaatcacacacttcgatcaaaacataataacacatcaatttcataataaataattagcaagcgtatgcaatagttatgctaagactcaaacctatatgcaatgtggtaccatgttagtgaaaaaccaccctaggacacttaggagtacataacaagacacaccacaacatgggtatgtcaggttactctcactaagtaaaatcatagggagactagtcagggtcacgttgttttgcgagaatgctctaaCCATGTGAGATCGGCACAGGCTTAaaagagcactcaaaccgggtatATTTACCCCCAaagcctacactccgaagagtccatcAGGGCTTcttcctcctgattcaggtctaacccctaaaataatttttttgcatgtagacattgctcatgaattatacaatacccacgacttcacactcgtgttttaaacacgtttaacatattgcgctacaatttaacattggttcctaaataggaaacctacactttctctttaacactggttcctaaataggaaacctacacttttttctttaacactgcacatcaacacttttctcaataTAACATTGgtcaggttattgtataattcacacaactcacaacacaagtaatgtcacatcaagtgttaaccacacacttatttacAACTAAAACttgttcacaatttcacatctcataatatcacaatccaccatcacacgTTTATATGTATATCACATATTAACACAtattcaactttgcacttatactcaatttcaataacaatattataatctcaaagcaacatgttattccacaattcatcacaaattcaatttatagacactactaatgaattatacaatacccacgacctcacactcctgttttaaacacgttcaacacattgcgctacaatttaacactggttcctaaataggaaacctacactttctctttaacattgcgcataaacattttctcaatatcaacactgttcgagttattgtataattcacagcttacaacataattattgtcacataaGTGTTAAACATACACACTaattcacaaccaaatatcatgcccacaatttaacatctcataatgtcacaatcaatCATCTCATGTTTACATGTCTCTCGCAAATTGACACATTCCACTTTGTACTACTCAATCTCCATAAGAATATTATAAtgtcattataataatttattacacCTCATAACTCATATACATATCATACAGTAATCATATTTGCAtgacacaatatatatatatatatatatatatatatatatatatatatatagtaaatcaagctacattatttttaatcaaaagagtttttataacaattaattttatattacatcaaaagaaattaccactagGCATTAATCTTAtaactttctttaatttattattttagtattacaataaatatatatacataacatgttgatcatcgttgtggaaaattagaacaagataataatttgtataaaataagtcattgaataataGGGGTGTTCGTGGTGCGGTTTGGGCGGTTTtttcggttttttttttaaattataaaatcttatttataatcataataaaaattaacatgttGTAGATCTAAATATTccttaagaaaataaagtataaaaacataaaacagtcaaataattcaagtaattcataaaaatatgctAAAACAATAATTCaagtaaaacataaaaacataaaacactcAATAGATccaaataattcataaaaatctGTTACAACAATAATTCaagtaaaacataaaaacatatgAATAATGATTCTAATCTTCCAATTCTTCATCCTTAGTCTCCAATAATTGCATGTCAAACAATCCAAGCCTTCATTCTTCATTCTGCAAAAATTAAAACAGTCAAagaattaatatttcttttaatactcAATCAGTACTCAGTACTATTATCTTTGAATTGAAAATGTAAAGGAAATGTGTcatccaaatccaaatccaaatctaTTCATGCTTCATAGAATAACTTTGACTAGAACAACAAATCATGTCATACAAACACCTTCACATACTaatcaaacataaatttttgcaaatctcccctacaataatttttttcttgaaaatctcCCCTAACCAGcaacatatatatagttatatactACATGACACAATCGATCCTTTGTAAGTTGATTAGTAATCTTATCATCAAGATCAAAGGCAACAATCCAGTTATCCAAATCcaagaaaaatatgatatttcagCATCTCCCACCATTCAATTGCAAAATCAAGACAACCCATGAACACCAAATTGAATCCTTAATCacacttatatataaaaaagagaataattgATGACAAAGTGTGACCTTTCTTGACCAGTATCCCAGATTTGAATTACCTCTAATCAGATTCAACATCTGAATTATCTTCAGTCAATTGTGGGATTGGTTccatttctaaaaatatataaaaaaatttaattagtatgaatgaaaaattacacaaaaaataataaacaactagaagagtttaaaataaaaataaaataccttgTTCAAGATTATAAAATTCATCCTCGAACTCTTCATCCTCCATTGTCAATGGGGAAGATCGACACCAATTTTGTGTACAAACTAAAGCTTCAACAATTTTTGGGGTAAGAGAACTCCTGTAACAACTAAGCACTCTACCTCCAGTGCTAAAAGTTTTTGTGTAATCAGTAGTGTGTAAGTGAAACGCAACACAGAAATAAGTGAAACGCAAATAGTGAAATTGAAACGCAATTCGCACCTAATGGATAATGTCacacatattaaaataaaaattaaaaaaaatatataatatgtaaatatgcGGTTTGGTTCGATTTGGTTTAGATTTTCAGCTAGAAACCGAAACCGAACCAAACCGCTcggtttctataaaaaaaaaaccaaactaaTCCAAAAACTCGCGGTTTGGTTTGGATTTCAGGTTTTTTTTGCAGTTTGCGGTTTTCCGTTTGGGTTGGTTTGGTTTTGAACACCcctattgaataatattatttagaatttaattcacgttaataaaaagagttcaattttttaagggttcacactcaacacaagaacacattaatttcatagcaatttctcattgggacatcaactggtttatcaaacatatataattcacaattataattataaggataaaataaaaatttacggaaacaccccaaaacccattccaattgatactctaaagatccctacacatgttttcactaatccccaattgtgaataactcatccctcaCCTCGATGTAGTCACTCAAGCGTTCTCTGTTATCAATTGTGGCATTTTTAGTGCTCTCTAGAACTCCTCCTTCGGTTGCTTTGTTAGGGTTCCCAAACATTagagaaaaggagaagggattgaagcctccattccgTGGTCCTACGTGTGATGCATCTTTCTCCATTCACAGTCATTCTTTtgtaaatcccaacggtgaaggtgTGAGGAATTAAATCGCGAACcacatattaaaatttcacgacaatccaCATATCGAAATTGAGAGTAAAAGGAGGCATCATCAATGTGAAAACTCACCTAACACGTCTTTATTTATAGCTAGAGGTACTTataacttattatttactctatttatttatttttattattttataaaaaagaaatctattttattccctatcaaatgaataaataaaataccttttttttctctcaaaccattattttatttaataaaattatttctccttatttatttaattcacgaaaaatgggatgttacaactACATTGCATGTAGGATTGAatcttagtgtatctgttgcataacgcttatgtattgattgatattgattaatttagtgatattgtgttttcatcattgagtacgtgaatggtgtaaaaaatgaatgagacgtgttgtgatgtgatgttacaCAACAAAGTGGAGGAATAAcgtgagttatgtttaagtaaattgtatctcatttatatgatatgtatatctgtGTTGTCtcatttctctctattagttaaaaatgtgataactcatttcCCGTgtactatttgtgtttggatcctgtgatgatatCGAACTTTgtattcgtgggagcagatagTTAGGTGAATGACTATAGAGAAACTCATACTAGACGACGCGGGAACACAATACTCTGATAGAATGTGACATTGGAgtataggtttctatattaattgcatgaagtcttggaTGACCTTGTTTTAAGCagagatgattttattatatttatttgggcaagttttattatgatgttagaaaagtgaatgtgagtcttttactcttttgaaatgcttttatttaaatgtgttttaaatttttttaattaattatgatttcttattccttttattattagtacatatatgtgtggggtagagggtgtcacaaatgAGCTTTAAAGTTTAGCTCTATAAGCTGATTATTTAAATGTTATGAAAGATAATTGgttaaattagttatttaatcctttaatttgttttttagattcaatttggtcctttaattttttttgttcaatttggtcttctaatttttttaaatcaattcaatttggtccttaaatttaaatagtaaGAAATCACACTTTGTGAAGATTCAAAATCGTCACTAAATGGTTTTAAACCACCACAAAAtgaacattttccaaaaaaatgaattaattttagaaattggATGACCAAattgaacccaaaaaaaaactagaagatcaaattaaatcacttttaaaaattagaggaacaaattgaatttaaataataaattaaaggacaaaaaattaatttaaccaaaataatTCAATGGAATTGAATCAGTTGCTTCAAGTGGTACatgcataatttttattaagattttGAGATTGAGTCTTAGGTATCAAAAACATTCTCTTGGGAGAGTTAATTTTACCATAGATATTTTGAATTAGAACGtagttgttttaaaaataaaagcttatgtttttagtttctcaAACTAGATAGTCTAACATAAGAGTCTAGTTCGATTAGTTAAACAGAATTGTGATTGTTGTAAAGTTGCTCATATTATCTTCAATTCTTACcgatcaaataaaaaactaaagggtattttttttgtctcctaaataaaaatttatatttttttattccttaaaatCAAAAACTGTTCTTTTTAATTCCTTTTcccaaataaaattttgcatttttttagtcAGGGAGTGAGGTATGCTTTTTGGGAAGGTGCAAAGAAGATATGACGTAGGCAGTTATTTAGTAATCTTGCTAATAGGTTGACCTTTGTTTATGTCGTTAAGTAAACATAGAAATAAAAGGATTCAAACAGTTCAAGGTGAAATTGTTCTCAATGGATTTGTGTTAgtggttaatttttaattttttttgttgggggTTGGGGTATCCCTGCTAAATGTTCAGTTTGGAACCAAATGAACAGGAAATATAAGATTCATCTGGTGGTTGAGAAGAAGAACCTAAGGGTAAAAGGAGAATGAGGAGAGATTGCCGTTTCAAATGCTTCCACTAACATTtggcaattaaaaaaaagaaaaggaaccaAATGAACAAGGGACATCTGAAATCCAGATTCCCCCATTGAGACAAGTGCCAATAATACGATTTGGTTGGTCAATACAAGGAAATAACAAGCATTCTTCCAAGGTTCAAGACCAATCTAAGTCACAAAATCTCAAGCCttaacaaacaagcattgctaGAAACTTGATTCTTCAAGTACATGAACTTACATAATTGCTTCATCCATGGGTTAAGTCGAGTAAGCCTCTTCTTAACATAAATCTCGAATATATTTAGAGTTAAACACAACGCAGCAATGAGTTCAGCACAAGTGGTTTCATTCATTAAAACCAACATGATTCTAAAGATGAAGGTGAAGAAATCTTATTAACTTAAACAGTAAGTAAAACTAAAACCATTGGGGCACAAGGTCTCAAGTCAACACACATGATATTAAAATCCAAAGATTGATTACAGAGTTTAGTCACTCACGGCTGAGAGTGAAAAACTATAAGaacaaagaaaactaaaacattAGAATTACTACATTATTGCTTACTCCGAATAAAACACATCAATACAAACTTTAGCAAAAAggatattaaaatatatgaattatcaTAGCAGCTTTCACTATCATTGTGACGTCCTGAAATTGTACTTCCATCACCTTGCAGTGGCAGAATTGTTTCGGTGTTGATCAATGCCAGTGACTTGTTTCACTTATCTTCTTatcgtattttttttgttaattcagCTTCTAGCATCATGTTAGGCCTATCCTCCAGTCACCAGTAACAGACTAACATGTAATTCGTGGCTAAGGTTCTACTATGTAGTGATGCAATCGGCAGGGACAGTGAATCCTTTACCACAACATGCAACTTTTATGCTATTAATATCAGTTGTTTGCCCATGGAAAAGAAATAATATCACTTTAAGAACCTGTGGTTAAATTTTGTACGAAATTATGTTAATACATAAGCACAACTAAACAACTTTTGAATCAATACTCCTTTGGTAATGAATGTACGTACTTGCAATCAAATTGTGCGTCAGTGCAATATTTTCAGCTGGCTCAATAACTTTCACCGGCCATTTAATGAGGTAATGGTTAACTCATCATTTGAAGTCATTAGGTCTAGATTAAAGCTTAATTTTCCTTCATCCAAAGTCCTGCTTTGAAAGAAACCAAGCTCTTTTGGCTCAACCAGTTCCATCTCACTCCCTAACATTTGAATTACTGATGTCATGGTTGGTCTATCCCCAGGGTATTGTTGCAAGCACAAGAGACTAACATGGATGCATCGCAGTACTTCTGGGATAACACACGAGTCCTTTATGCTTGAGTCAATCAACTGTAAAGCATTTTTCTCTTTCCAAAGTGTCCATGCCTGAAacataaaagaagagaaaaaggttaattatttatgttcaaACTCTGGCATAAATAAATAGTAAGTTTTTGAGTCTCACATAACCAACAAGGCTATTAGTCTGGTTTCCATCACAAAGAGCTTTATTTTTTATCCCACATACAATCTCCAACAATAAAATGCCAAAGCTGAAAACGTCCGATTTGATTGAAAATAGTCCAGCAACAGCATATTCTGGGGCCATGTATCCACTACATGAAACAATTAGAGAAAACAATCACGACATACACAGAAAAAAAGTGTAGTAATGTAGTATAGTAAGACAGACACTCACTAAGTCCCAACTACTCTTTTTGTGTTTCCTTCAGTTTGGTCTCCTCCAAAAGCTCTTGCCGTTCCAAAATCTGATATTTTtggatttaaattttcatcaagTAAAACATTACTTGCTTTGAGATCTCTATGAATAATCCTTAATCGGGAATCTTGATGGAGATACAAAAGTCCTCTAGCAATTCCAAATATTACGTGGAAGCGCCGGGGCCAATCCAGTAATTTACCTTTCACTTgatctgttttttgtttttttgaaaagcaAATATGTTGTTTAGTATTTAGATATTCAAGATTAATAAGCCTCTAAATAAGACTTTAAGTAAAACAACATAAGTTCACCTAATATAGGCAGGCATTATTCATATTACATACCAAAAATGAAGGTGTCTAGGCTGCCATTAACCATGTATTcatatattagtaatttttcttgttcttgaaaGCAACAGCCAAGGAGCTTTACAAGATTTCGGTGTTGAAGCTTTGCAATCAGTTTTACTTCTGTTGTGAACTCATTTATTCCTTGTCCAGAGCTAGTTGATAGTCTCTTGACAGCAATTTGTCGCCTATCCACTAATTCTCCCTGCATAATTGCATTCATTCGAGAATATGTTTTCTATAACAACAAATCAAACAATGGCACATCCAGGGTTACTTATCTGTTAAGTTCTTAAATATTGAATTACCTTATATACAGGTCCAAAACCACCTTGTCCAATCTTATTATTCAACGAAAAATTGTTGGTGGCAGTAATGATAGTTAGCAGATCAAACAATGGCACATCCATGTCATCTATGTGACTTTCAATGTTCTCTTTTGTCTTTGACTTATCTAGACAAGGAAGAAAGGAATAAAGCAGTCAATGATATAATGAAACATGAGGAAGGATTGGAAGAGGTTAAATCTGCAATATTCAATTAgagaaggaaacaaaaaaatatattgtgtgCACTCAATTTCTTTAATATGTAGCAAGTTGAAACTCCGATCATTAAACCAATATGAGGTTCATGGATATGCTAAAAGGCCACCTGGCCTCAAATTCCCCGTTAAGGTATGACTACACTACAGGTGCTTCCTGATAATTTCAAGCATttccaattttcaattttacaacttctctctctctctatatatatatataaagagagagagatagagagctATCGTGATTTTAGTGACAAAAAGTTATGTTCCTTCTGACTCTGTATAtgacaaaaatgtaaaataaaagtgtCCCACTAATTGTGGTAGCAATTAGTTTTTGTTGTGTCCATGTCGGGGCAGAGATCTTCATGGTTGATTTTcatcaaacacacaatcaatCTTATTATTTGTAACAAAGCAAGCAATGAGAGATCTAGATCATGCACACAACTTTCATGACTTCTCTGGGAAAATAAATCATagtattttgtgagttttattTCTATGCCTCAACATTGTTAAACCTCAAAAACTATGAAATTCTGTCCAAGAGACACAGAACAGAACCCTGCTATAAGGCCACTAAACCTAGATTTTAAAGGATACTCTAAAAGACTAGTAACAGCATTTGTCAAGGGTATTGACGACTAGCAGAATTtccatttaaaatatgatatatatagaACTAGTCACCCATATTTTTAAGGAAATGTGAGAAAAATTTTACCGGCAAATTTCCTTCTGCAGACGAAATAAATAGCAAGCGTCACTACTAAAGTTGCAGCAACGGAGgttacaattattattttagagttCCTCTTGTGCCTGATAGACTCTTCATGGTTGAATTTGATCAAGCAAAACAACAATGGTTAAATTCCATATTGAAGGACCAAGCTTATATTCTCAAAACATGATTGAAATTCTGGTGAGAAGAATAATAAAAGGATTAATTGGAAaagttaaaaaagtatttacCTAATTCTGACGCAGGCAACCTTATATATAGACTCTGCCCATTCTCTGGAACTGGATACAGTTTGATGTCAAATAAATCACCAAACCACATAACACAGCCACTGCCTGCTCCACTTATATTTGAATTGGTATATGCCATGCAGGAACAATTATTCAAGCACTTGGTTCTGCATTGTTTTAGATCAATGGTCTCATCCACAAATGTATCTTTAGTATCCGGCACTTTCAAGCCATCCACAGGTACAAACCCATCACTGAGCTTATCTCGGCAGCTAAGTGGATGTTTCTGGACACATCCTTCAGACCAGTCCATTGAGTTCCATTCCTCAGGAGACTTAGGCTTGAACCCATTTAAACATTGACACATTGGTAATACAGAAGTGGTGCAATATGTATTGGCTCCACAAAATCCATAATGGTCACAGTTGTCTTGTGGCATCGTTGAATATAAAATCCATGATTT harbors:
- the LOC114406107 gene encoding G-type lectin S-receptor-like serine/threonine-protein kinase At4g27290 isoform X3, which encodes MVWVANSSIPIKDSSPILKLDSSGNLVLTHNNTIVWSTSSPERVWNPVAELLDSGNLVIRDENGAKEDAYLWQSFDYPSNTMLPGMKIGWDLKRNLSTCLVAWKSDDDPTQGDLSLGITLHPYPEVYMMNGTKKYHRLGPWNGLRFSGMPLMKPNNPIYHYEFVSNQEEVYYRWSLKQTGSISKVVLNQATLERRLYVWSGKSWILYSTMPQDNCDHYGFCGANTYCTTSVLPMCQCLNGFKPKSPEEWNSMDWSEGCVQKHPLSCRDKLSDGFVPVDGLKVPDTKDTFVDETIDLKQCRTKCLNNCSCMAYTNSNISGAGSGCVMWFGDLFDIKLYPVPENGQSLYIRLPASELESIRHKRNSKIIIVTSVAATLVVTLAIYFVCRRKFADKSKTKENIESHIDDMDVPLFDLLTIITATNNFSLNNKIGQGGFGPVYKGELVDRRQIAVKRLSTSSGQGINEFTTEVKLIAKLQHRNLVKLLGCCFQEQEKLLIYEYMVNGSLDTFIFDQVKGKLLDWPRRFHVIFGIARGLLYLHQDSRLRIIHRDLKASNVLLDENLNPKISDFGTARAFGGDQTEGNTKRVVGTYGYMAPEYAVAGLFSIKSDVFSFGILLLEIVCGIKNKALCDGNQTNSLVGYAWTLWKEKNALQLIDSSIKDSCVIPEVLRCIHVSLLCLQQYPGDRPTMTSVIQMLGSEMELVEPKELGFFQSRTLDEGKLSFNLDLMTSNDELTITSLNGR